In Rhododendron vialii isolate Sample 1 chromosome 9a, ASM3025357v1, the following are encoded in one genomic region:
- the LOC131301038 gene encoding cytochrome b5 — MPTLTKLYSMEEASRHNTNGDCWVVKDGKVYDVSTYLDEHPGGDDVIIAATGKDATDDFEDAGHSKTAREQMETFCIGELDPTSPAIPELEIFSKKQPSEIAQKLKDLTKQYWAVPVAAAGVSVVVGFLYLRRK, encoded by the exons ATGCCGACATTAACGAAGCTATACTCAATGGAAGAAGCTTCTCGGCACAACACCAACGGCGACTGCTGGGTCGTCAAAGACGGCAAG GTTTATGATGTGTCAACTTATTTGGATGAACACCCCGGTGGAGATGATGTTATCATTGCCGCAACTG GGAAAGATGCCACCGATGATTTTGAAGATGCAGGGCATAGCAAAACCGCAAGAGAGCAAATGGAAACCTTCTGCATTGGGGAGCTTGATCCAACCTCTCCTGCCATCCCTGAACTTGAAATTTTCTCCAAGAAGCAGCCATCAGAAATCGCCCAGAAGCTCAAAGACTTGACAAAGCAATACTGGGCTGTTCCGGTCGCAGCTGCCGGTGTATCCGTGGTCGTTGGCTTCTTGTACTTGCGAAGGAAGTGA
- the LOC131301044 gene encoding probable 6-phosphogluconolactonase 2: protein MALFGAHKDTGEKRIHESLDELRTDLADYIAQLSEMSVKERGVFAIALSGGSLIGLMGKLCEAPYNKTVDWAKWYIFWADERVVGKSHADSNYKLAKDGLLSKVPIVPSHVHSINDSVSAEQAANDYEFVIRQLVRTRVINVSEINDCPKFDLILLGMGPDGHVASLFPNHPVLDENNEWVTFLTDSPKPPPERITFTLPVINSASNVALVVTGGSKSEAVHLAIDDVGPACPSLPARMVRPTKGKLVWFLEKAASSKLDSAQFSE, encoded by the exons ATGGCTCTTTTTGGGGCACATAAAGATACAGGAGAGAAGAGGATTCATGAGAGTTTGGATGAGCTAAGAACAGATTTGGCAGACTATATAGCACAATTATCAGAAATGTCGGTGAAGGAGCGCGGTGTTTTTGCCATTGCTTTATCTGGTGGTTCTCTCATTGGCTTGATGGG GAAACTGTGTGAAGCTCCTTATAACAAGACTGTTGATTGGGCCAAGTGGTACATATTTTGGGCCGATGAGCGTGTCGTGGGTAAAAGTCATGCTGATAGCAATTATAAGCTGGCAAAGGATGGCCTTCTATCAAAG GTTCCAATTGTTCCCAGTCACGTACACTCAATCAACGACTCGGTTTCAGCTGAACAAGCTGCCAATGACTACGAATTTGTAATCAGACAGCTTGTAAGAACACGTGTGATCAATGTATCCGAGATCAACGACTGCCCTAAGTTCGACCTAATCCTTCTGGGAATGGGTCCTGACGGTCACGTTGCTTCATTATTCCCTAACCACCCTGTGCTGGATGAAAACAACGAATGGGTAACTTTCCTCACCGATTCACCCAAACCTCCGCCTGAGAGAATCACTTTCACTCTCCCTGTCATCAACTCCGCGTCCAACGTGGCCTTGGTTGTGACAGGTGGCAGCAAGTCGGAGGCCGTACACTTGGCGATTGATGATGTGGGTCCCGCCTGCCCATCGTTGCCAGCGAGGATGGTTCGGCCTACAAAGGGTAAGTTGGTTTGGTTTCTGGAGAAGGCGGCGAGTTCTAAACTTGATAGTGCTCAATTTTCCGAGTAG
- the LOC131301040 gene encoding uncharacterized protein LOC131301040 codes for MNQPVQKNTLYVGGLAEDVNESILHAAFIPFGDIKDVKTPLDQATQKHRSFGFVTFLEKEDAVAAMDNMDGAELYGRVLTVNYALPEKIKGGEQGWAAQPLWADADTWFERQQQEEEMQRIQAENKATMEEAEELHRKKMAQEREGEKEEETEGRVDPMAMAEAEVLKVEAD; via the exons ATGAATCAACCTGTTCAGAAGAACACTCTCTACGTAG GGGGTCTAGCGGAGGACGTGAACGAGTCGATACTGCACGCGGCGTTCATACCGTTCGGGGACATTAAAGACGTCAAGACGCCGCTGGACCAGGCCACCCAGAAGCACAGGTCGTTCGGCTTCGTTACCTTCTTGGAGAAAGAGGACGCCGTCGCCGCCATGGACAACATGGACGGCGCAGAGCTCTACGGCCGTGTTCTCACCGTCAATTACGCCCTGCCCGAGAAAATCAAGGGTGGGGAGCAGGGTTGGGCCGCTCAGCCCC TTTGGGCGGATGCTGACACATGGTTTGAGCGGCAGCAACAAGAAGAGGAAATGCAGCGTATTCAGGCAGAGAATAAAGCTACGATGGAGGAAGCCGAGGAACTTCATAGAAAGAAAATGGCCCAGGAGCGAgaaggtgaaaaagaagaagagacagAGGGCAGGGTCGACCCAATGGCGATGGCGGAAGCTGAGGTTTTGAAAGTTGAAGCAGATTAG
- the LOC131301039 gene encoding folate synthesis bifunctional protein, mitochondrial, which yields MNIFKRLALTKHGCRGAAIESYRACFSLFHSPPHTSVEVHAQEAEVVIALGSNVGDRLHNFNEALQLMNKSGIHITRHACLYETEPAYVTDQPLFLNSAVRGITKLGPHELLGVLKKIEKDLGRTDGIRYGPRPIDLDILFYGKLKIQSEILTVPHERIWERPFVMAPLMDLLGSYVDSDTIACWHALSIHSGGLFKSWEKLGGESLIGKDGLKRVLPIGNHLWDWSQRTSIMGILNLTPDSFSDGGKFQSVEAAVSQVRSMISDGADIIDLGAQSTRPMATRVSAEEELDRLIPVLEAVMKMPEVEGKLLSVDTFYSEVASEAVGKGAHIVNDISSGQLDSKMLSVVAGLKVPYVAMHMRGDPSTMQNSENLKYENVYQQVASELYSRVRDAELSGVPAWRIIIDPGIGFSKNTESNLDLLNGLSNIRAEIEKRSLGLSHAPMLIGPSRKRFLGDVCGRPAAVDRDPASVASVTAGVLCGANIVRVHNVRDCLDAVKLCDAMLKRRRSI from the exons ATGAACATTTTCAAACGGCTAGCACTCACCAAACATGGGTGTAGAGGGGCCGCCATCGAATCTTATAGAG CAtgcttttctttatttcattcCCCTCCACACACATCCGTGGAAGTTCATGCGCAAGAAGCGGAAGTAGTAATCGCTTTAGGAAGCAATGTGGGGGATAGACTTCACAATTTCAACGAAGCATTGCAGTTGATGAACAAGTCAGGCATACACATCACAAGGCATGCCTGCTTATATGAGACAGAACCTGCTTATGTGACGGATCAACCTCTCTTCCTCAACTCTGCCGTTAGAGGCATTACAAAACTCGGACCTCATGAACTATTGGGTGTGCTTAAGAAAATCGAGAAGGACTTGGGACGTACTGATGGCATACGTTATGGCCCAAGACCAATTGACTTGGATATATTGTTCTATGGGAAACTCAAAATACAATCCGAGATTCTTACAGTCCCACATGAAAGAATATGGGAGAGGCCATTTGTAATGGCTCCATTGATGGATTTACTAGGATCATATGTGGATAGTGATACCATTGCATGTTGGCATGCTTTATCTATCCATTCCGGTGGACTTTTTAAATCATGGGAAAAACTTGGCGGTGAATCCCTCATAGGGAAAGATGGATTAAAACGCGTTTTGCCCATTGGAAATCACTTGTGGGACTGGTCACAAAGGACCTCTATCATGGGCATCCTTAATCTCACCCCAGATAGTTTCAGCGATGGAGGGAAGTTTCAGTCCGTTGAAGCTGCAGTTTCTCAGGTCCGTTCAATGATATCAGACGGTGCTGATATAATCGATCTTGGTGCACAATCGACGCGGCCAATGGCAACTAGGGTATCTGCCGAAGAAGAATTAGATAGACTAATTCCAGTCCTAGAAGCTGTTATGAAAATGCCTGAGGTTGAGGGGAAACTTTTATCCGTGGATACCTTTTATTCAGAGGTTGCTTCAGAAGCGGTTGGAAAAGGGGCTCATATTGTAAATGACATTTCAAGTGGACAATTAGACTCTAAAATGCTTAGTGTTGTCGCTGGCCTTAAGGTACCTTACGTTGCCATGCACATGAGGGGGGACCCTTCTACGATGCAGAATAGTGAGAACTTGAAGTATGAAAATGTTTACCAACAAGTTGCATCTGAGTTGTACTCGCGGGTTAGGGATGCAGAATTATCAGGTGTTCCGGCTTGGAGGATCATTATTGACCCGGGAATTGGATTCTCGAAGAATACTGAAAGTAATTTGGACCTTCTCAATGGCTTATCGAACATTCGTGCGGAGATTGAAAAGAGGAGTTTAGGTTTGTCTCATGCTCCTATGTTGATCGGACCTTCTAGGAAGAGATTTTTAGGTGATGTTTGTGGTCGGCCTGCTGCAGTTGATAGAGATCCGGCGAGTGTTGCTTCTGTTACTGCTGGGGTTCTTTGTGGTGCAAATATTGTTAGAGTGCATAACGTTAGAGATTGTCTTGATGCTGTGAAGCTTTGTGATGCGATGCTGAAAAGGAGGAGGTCTATTTGA